One Solanum pennellii chromosome 10, SPENNV200 genomic region harbors:
- the LOC114074362 gene encoding probable serine/threonine-protein kinase clkA: DNSNNKNNNNNNNSSNNYNNNNDNSNNKNNNNNNNSSNNYNNNNDNSNNKNNNNNNNSSNNYNNNNDNSNNKNNNNNNNSSNNYNNNNDNSNNKNNNNNNNSSNNYNNNNDNSNNKNNNNNNNSSNNYNNNNDNSNNKNNNNNNNSSNNYNNNNDNSNNKNNNNNNNSSNNYNNNNDNSNNKNNNNNNNSSNNYNNNNDNSNNKNNNNNNNSSNNYNNNNDNSNNKNNNNNNNSSNNYNNNNDNSNNKNNNNNNNSSNNYNNNNDNSNNKNNNNNNNSSNNYNNNNDNSNNKNNNNNNNSSNNYNNNNDNSNNKNNNNN; the protein is encoded by the coding sequence gacaatagcaacaacaaaaacaacaacaataacaacaatagcagcaacaactacaacaataacaacgacaatagcaacaacaaaaacaacaacaataacaacaatagcagcaacaactacaacaataacaacgacaatagcaacaacaaaaacaacaacaataacaacaatagcagcaacaactacaacaataacaacgacaatagcaacaacaaaaacaacaacaataacaacaatagcagcaacaactacaacaataacaacgacaatagcaacaacaaaaacaacaacaataacaacaatagcagcaacaactacaacaataacaacgacaatagcaacaacaaaaacaacaacaataacaacaatagcagcaacaactacaacaataacaacgacaatagcaacaacaaaaacaacaacaataacaacaatagcagcaacaactacaacaataacaacgacaatagcaacaacaaaaacaacaacaataacaacaatagcagcaacaactacaacaataacaacgacaatagcaacaacaaaaacaacaacaataacaacaatagcagcaacaactacaacaataacaacgacaatagcaacaacaaaaacaacaacaataacaacaatagcagcaacaactacaacaataacaacgacaatagcaacaacaaaaacaacaacaataacaacaatagcagcaacaactacaacaataacaacgacaatagcaacaacaaaaacaacaacaataacaacaatagcagcaacaactacaacaataacaacgacaatagcaacaacaaaaacaacaacaataacaacaatagcagcaacaactacaacaataacaacgacaatagcaacaacaaaaacaacaacaataacaacaatagcagcaacaactacaacaataacaacgacaatagcaacaacaaaaacaacaacaataac